From Camelina sativa cultivar DH55 chromosome 7, Cs, whole genome shotgun sequence, one genomic window encodes:
- the LOC104700154 gene encoding AUGMIN subunit 2, whose protein sequence is MSMGSDTTWVGKKPIRRIGGLSDALSIASDLGFTVAPPPSQEELQSLALSNGERGDDLIRVLRELSAVQRKIADLQVELQGRKDDKNVAHLTHVSEMQKKIETLSRITHILKDVIQNKDRIIARLQQPYSLDCIPVEAEYQKQFSELLMKAASDYGALTASVSDFQWSQNFKEPPSVWGEMLRPIPVALASCTRFFEAMSAMRESFATLQDLRVGNSAVSLPTTPGANEMMHRDSDCVTPPHGRIESSFDDLAFQTTRRQNNDQTEAEEDEDSNNNSNRRLSWPPSVKKSSV, encoded by the exons ATGTCGATGGGAAGCGACACGACGTGGGTTGGGAAGAAACCGATCAGGCGCATCGGCGGATTGTCTGATGCTCTCTCAATCGCCTCCGATCTCGGTTTCACCGtcgctcctcctccttctcag GAAGAATTACAAAGCTTGGCGTTGTCTAATGGCGAAAGAGGTGATGATCTAATTAGGGTTTTAAGAGAGTTATCTGCTGTTCAAAGGAAAATTGCAGACTTACAGGTCGAGCTTCAAGGGAGGAag GATGATAAAAATGTGGCACATTTGACTCATGTGAGtgaaatgcaaaagaaaatcGAGACTCTGTCAAGGATTACTCATATATTGAAAGATGTTATACAAAACAAG GATCGCATCATTGCTCGTCTCCAACAACCTTATTCGCTAGATTGCATTCCAGTTGAAGCAGAATATCAG aAACAATTTTCAGAGTTACTAATGAAAGCCGCCAGTGATTATGGTGCCTTAACAGCATCAGTGTCTGATTTTCAATGGAGCCAGAACTTTAAAGAACCTCCTTCTGTCTGGGGG GAAATGCTGCGTCCAATACCTGTGGCACTAGCGTCATGCACGAGATTCTTTGAGGCCATGTCTGCGATGAGAGAATCATTTGCGACTCTTCAAGACCTTCGAGTAGGTAACTCTGCAGTTTCTTTACCAACAACACCAGGAGCTAACGAAATGATGCATAGGGACTCAGATTGTGTGACTCCACCTCATGGGAGAATAGAGTCAAGCTTCGACGACTTAGCTTTTCAGACCACAAGGAGACAAAACAATGATCAAACTGAAGcagaagaagacgaggatagtAATAACAATTCAAACCGGAGACTATCTTGGCCTCCTTCTGTAAAAAAGAGTAGCGTTTAA